One stretch of Paramormyrops kingsleyae isolate MSU_618 chromosome 4, PKINGS_0.4, whole genome shotgun sequence DNA includes these proteins:
- the LOC111845945 gene encoding protein SSXT-like isoform X1, whose amino-acid sequence MSVAFAAHRQRGKGDITPAGIQKLLDENNQLIQCIMDFQSKGKTAECSQYQQMLHRNLVYLATIADSNQNMQSLLPARSEPPSTEIKHEPPAQNMPLGPGGMSQSGPQQPPPPHGHGMPNDGMVGGGPPTPHMQNPMNGQMHAPNHMPMQGPGPNQPNMPGASMNMPPNSHGSMAGYSHAVPSSQGMPVPNQMNMSQGQPMGNYGPRPGMNMQPSQGPMMHQQPPTQQYNMPPGGGPHYPGQQNPMAMMGQVNQGNHVMGQRPMPPYRPPQQGPPQQYPGQEDYYGEQYNHAAQGAAEANPQYGQQQETYQQGPPPQQGYPPQQQQQQQPPQPQPQQPYPGQQGYPPQQQAYGPSQGGAGQYPNYPQGQGQQYGAYRPPQPGPPQAQQQRSYGYDQGQYGSYQQ is encoded by the exons ATGTCGGTGGCATTTGCAGCTCATAGGCAGCGGGGAAAGGGCGACATAACACCCGCGGGGATACAGAAG CTCCTAGATGAGAACAATCAGCTTATTCAGTGCATCATGGACTTCCAGAGCAAAGGGAAGACAGCAGAATGCTCACA GTATCAACAGATGCTTCACAGAAATCTGGTTTATCTTGCAACAATAGCAGATTCTAATCAGAACATGCAGTCCCTGCTTCCTGCT AGGTCTGAACCCCCCAGCACTGAGATAAAGCATGAA CCCCCTGCACAGAACATGCCCTTGGGTCCCGGAGGGATGAGTCAGAGCGGGCCCCAGCAGCCGCCGCCCCCACACGGCCACGGCATGCCCAACGACGGTATGGTTGGCGGAGGCCCCCCGACCCCCCATATGCAGAATCCAATGAACGGCCAGATGCACG cccccaatcACATGCCCATGCAGGGCCCAGGACCCAACCAGCCCAACATGCCCGGGGCGTCCATGAACATGCCCCCAAACAGTCACGGCTCAATGGCCGGCTACAGCCACGCCGTGCCCTCGTCGCAGGGCATGCCCGTGCCCAATCAGATGAACATGAGCCAGGGCCAGCCAATGGGCAACTACGGGCCGCGGCCTGGCATGAACATGCAGCCCAGTCAAG GCCCTATGATGCACCAGCAGCCCCCGACCCAGCAGTATAACATGCCTCCTGGGGGTGGTCCACACTACCCGGGCCAGCAGAACCCCATGGCCATGATGGGTCAGGTGAACCAGGGCAACCACGTCATGGGTCAGAGGCCCATGCCCCCATATCGACCACCGCAGCAGG GTCCGCCCCAGCAGTACCCAGGCCAGGAGGATTACTACGGAGAACAGTACAACCACGCAGCACAGGGAGCAGCGGAAG CGAATCCCCAGTACGGCCAGCAGCAGGAGACGTACCAGCAGGGCCCCCCACCGCAGCAGGGCTACCCtccccagcagcagcagcagcaacaacccccgcagccccagcctcagcagcCGTACCCGGGCCAGCAGGGATATCCCCCGCAGCAGCAGGCATATG GACCCTCACAGGGAGGTGCAGGACAGTATCCAAACTACCCCCAGGGACAGGGTCAGCAGTATGGAGCCTACAGGCCCCCACAGCCAGGCCCCCCCCAAGCCCAGCAACAGCGTTCTTATGGCTACGACCAG GGTCAGTATGGAAGTTACCAGCAGTGA
- the LOC111845945 gene encoding protein SSXT-like isoform X2 — MSVAFAAHRQRGKGDITPAGIQKLLDENNQLIQCIMDFQSKGKTAECSQYQQMLHRNLVYLATIADSNQNMQSLLPARSEPPSTEIKHEPPAQNMPLGPGGMSQSGPQQPPPPHGHGMPNDGMVGGGPPTPHMQNPMNGQMHAPNHMPMQGPGPNQPNMPGASMNMPPNSHGSMAGYSHAVPSSQGMPVPNQMNMSQGQPMGNYGPRPGMNMQPSQGPMMHQQPPTQQYNMPPGGGPHYPGQQNPMAMMGQVNQGNHVMGQRPMPPYRPPQQGPPQQYPGQEDYYGEQYNHAAQGAAEANPQYGQQQETYQQGPPPQQGYPPQQQQQQQPPQPQPQQPYPGQQGYPPQQQAYGPSQGGAGQYPNYPQGQGQQYGAYRPPQPGPPQAQQQRSYGYDQAHMRK, encoded by the exons ATGTCGGTGGCATTTGCAGCTCATAGGCAGCGGGGAAAGGGCGACATAACACCCGCGGGGATACAGAAG CTCCTAGATGAGAACAATCAGCTTATTCAGTGCATCATGGACTTCCAGAGCAAAGGGAAGACAGCAGAATGCTCACA GTATCAACAGATGCTTCACAGAAATCTGGTTTATCTTGCAACAATAGCAGATTCTAATCAGAACATGCAGTCCCTGCTTCCTGCT AGGTCTGAACCCCCCAGCACTGAGATAAAGCATGAA CCCCCTGCACAGAACATGCCCTTGGGTCCCGGAGGGATGAGTCAGAGCGGGCCCCAGCAGCCGCCGCCCCCACACGGCCACGGCATGCCCAACGACGGTATGGTTGGCGGAGGCCCCCCGACCCCCCATATGCAGAATCCAATGAACGGCCAGATGCACG cccccaatcACATGCCCATGCAGGGCCCAGGACCCAACCAGCCCAACATGCCCGGGGCGTCCATGAACATGCCCCCAAACAGTCACGGCTCAATGGCCGGCTACAGCCACGCCGTGCCCTCGTCGCAGGGCATGCCCGTGCCCAATCAGATGAACATGAGCCAGGGCCAGCCAATGGGCAACTACGGGCCGCGGCCTGGCATGAACATGCAGCCCAGTCAAG GCCCTATGATGCACCAGCAGCCCCCGACCCAGCAGTATAACATGCCTCCTGGGGGTGGTCCACACTACCCGGGCCAGCAGAACCCCATGGCCATGATGGGTCAGGTGAACCAGGGCAACCACGTCATGGGTCAGAGGCCCATGCCCCCATATCGACCACCGCAGCAGG GTCCGCCCCAGCAGTACCCAGGCCAGGAGGATTACTACGGAGAACAGTACAACCACGCAGCACAGGGAGCAGCGGAAG CGAATCCCCAGTACGGCCAGCAGCAGGAGACGTACCAGCAGGGCCCCCCACCGCAGCAGGGCTACCCtccccagcagcagcagcagcaacaacccccgcagccccagcctcagcagcCGTACCCGGGCCAGCAGGGATATCCCCCGCAGCAGCAGGCATATG GACCCTCACAGGGAGGTGCAGGACAGTATCCAAACTACCCCCAGGGACAGGGTCAGCAGTATGGAGCCTACAGGCCCCCACAGCCAGGCCCCCCCCAAGCCCAGCAACAGCGTTCTTATGGCTACGACCAG gCCCACATGAGGAAATAA
- the LOC111845945 gene encoding protein SSXT-like isoform X3, whose amino-acid sequence MSVAFAAHRQRGKGDITPAGIQKLLDENNQLIQCIMDFQSKGKTAECSQYQQMLHRNLVYLATIADSNQNMQSLLPAPPAQNMPLGPGGMSQSGPQQPPPPHGHGMPNDGMVGGGPPTPHMQNPMNGQMHAPNHMPMQGPGPNQPNMPGASMNMPPNSHGSMAGYSHAVPSSQGMPVPNQMNMSQGQPMGNYGPRPGMNMQPSQGPMMHQQPPTQQYNMPPGGGPHYPGQQNPMAMMGQVNQGNHVMGQRPMPPYRPPQQGPPQQYPGQEDYYGEQYNHAAQGAAEANPQYGQQQETYQQGPPPQQGYPPQQQQQQQPPQPQPQQPYPGQQGYPPQQQAYGPSQGGAGQYPNYPQGQGQQYGAYRPPQPGPPQAQQQRSYGYDQGQYGSYQQ is encoded by the exons ATGTCGGTGGCATTTGCAGCTCATAGGCAGCGGGGAAAGGGCGACATAACACCCGCGGGGATACAGAAG CTCCTAGATGAGAACAATCAGCTTATTCAGTGCATCATGGACTTCCAGAGCAAAGGGAAGACAGCAGAATGCTCACA GTATCAACAGATGCTTCACAGAAATCTGGTTTATCTTGCAACAATAGCAGATTCTAATCAGAACATGCAGTCCCTGCTTCCTGCT CCCCCTGCACAGAACATGCCCTTGGGTCCCGGAGGGATGAGTCAGAGCGGGCCCCAGCAGCCGCCGCCCCCACACGGCCACGGCATGCCCAACGACGGTATGGTTGGCGGAGGCCCCCCGACCCCCCATATGCAGAATCCAATGAACGGCCAGATGCACG cccccaatcACATGCCCATGCAGGGCCCAGGACCCAACCAGCCCAACATGCCCGGGGCGTCCATGAACATGCCCCCAAACAGTCACGGCTCAATGGCCGGCTACAGCCACGCCGTGCCCTCGTCGCAGGGCATGCCCGTGCCCAATCAGATGAACATGAGCCAGGGCCAGCCAATGGGCAACTACGGGCCGCGGCCTGGCATGAACATGCAGCCCAGTCAAG GCCCTATGATGCACCAGCAGCCCCCGACCCAGCAGTATAACATGCCTCCTGGGGGTGGTCCACACTACCCGGGCCAGCAGAACCCCATGGCCATGATGGGTCAGGTGAACCAGGGCAACCACGTCATGGGTCAGAGGCCCATGCCCCCATATCGACCACCGCAGCAGG GTCCGCCCCAGCAGTACCCAGGCCAGGAGGATTACTACGGAGAACAGTACAACCACGCAGCACAGGGAGCAGCGGAAG CGAATCCCCAGTACGGCCAGCAGCAGGAGACGTACCAGCAGGGCCCCCCACCGCAGCAGGGCTACCCtccccagcagcagcagcagcaacaacccccgcagccccagcctcagcagcCGTACCCGGGCCAGCAGGGATATCCCCCGCAGCAGCAGGCATATG GACCCTCACAGGGAGGTGCAGGACAGTATCCAAACTACCCCCAGGGACAGGGTCAGCAGTATGGAGCCTACAGGCCCCCACAGCCAGGCCCCCCCCAAGCCCAGCAACAGCGTTCTTATGGCTACGACCAG GGTCAGTATGGAAGTTACCAGCAGTGA